A region from the Kryptolebias marmoratus isolate JLee-2015 linkage group LG9, ASM164957v2, whole genome shotgun sequence genome encodes:
- the LOC108231334 gene encoding E3 SUMO-protein ligase ZBED1-like, translating to MASSCRKLTPSTFKSDVWAHFAFLSKSGTQEVDKSKVVCKLCQRELKYCSNTTNLRNHLTRYHADALQKAQPVDSKQTQIDKSFISKLPSSSARAQKITKSVAVFICKDLRPYSVVENKGFKNMLKILEPRYAIPTRKYMTEVAVPSLYTEVKTDVLESLKSAERVALTCDGWTSRATDPYVTITSHFISDEWELVSNVLQTRPLHGSHTGSNIANLLTEAINEWGITGKVPAVVTDNAANMLAAVGLTDLLHVGCFAHVLNLASQAALKTPAVTRLLGRVRRISAFFHRSTLACHALKKNQKLLDLPQHKLLTDVSTRWNSALDMLERFLEQQPAVSAALLAPEVRKQEKDLCSLTEADITAAEDIAQALKSLKKATLVMSQESTPSLSVIAPLKERLLEDMQPSSSDSAVVKEMKIAMCRDLQKRYLGLKDELSIAAALDPRFKALLFLSDDDEREEVFTHLIALTKELATVKSSQQSGLMDEDREAIEQQGEPVDDPSGPSPKKARDSCALADLFGSAYTTPVAVSRTTDTKALDEVVRYKEVQPLPLSTNPLNWWREHEGEYPLLSCQAKRYLCIPGSSVPAERIFSTAGDIVTAQRSALKPEHVDQLLFLNKNLHVPT from the exons ATGGCGAGCAGCTGTAGAAAGCTAACTCCGTCAACTTTTAAGTCAGATGTTTGGGCTCATTTTGCTTTCCTGTCTAAATCTGGAACTCAAGAAGTCGACAAAAGCAAGGTGGTATGTAAGCTGTGCCAGAGAGAATTAAAGTACTGCAGTAACACGACAAACCTGCGCAATCACTTAACCAGATACCACGCAGATGCGCTACAAAAAGCACAAcctgttgactccaaacagacacaaatcGACAAATCATTCATCTCTAAACTGCCGTCAAGCTCTGCCCGCGCACAAAAAATCACAAAGTCTGTAGCCGTGTTTATTTGCAAGGACCTACGACCGTACAGTGTTGTTGAAAACAAGGGTTTTAAGAATATGCTAAAGATACTCGAACCACGCTACGCAATACCAACACGTAAATACATGACAGAAGTCGCTGTGCCGTCACTGTATACAGAGGTGAAGACAGACGTTTTGGAGTCGTTAAAGTCGGCCGAAAGAGTTGCTCTGACGTGTGATGGCTGGACCTCGAGAGCTACCGACCCCTACGTAACCATCACTTCTCATTTCATATCGGACGAGTGGGAATTGGTGTCAAATGTGCTTCAGACCAGGCCCCTTCATGGAAGTCATACAGGTAGCAATATAGCAAACTTGTTGACAGAGGCAATAAATGAATGGGGCATAACCGGAAAAGTGCCTGCTGTTGTTACAGACAACGCGGCTAACATGCTAGCTGCTGTCGGTCTCACTGATCTATTGCATGTTGGCTGCTTTGCCCATGTGCTCAACTTGGCTTCGCAGGCTGCTCTTAAAACCCCTGCAGTCACACGGCTTCTGGGCAGAGTGAggcgcatctctgctttttttcatcGCAGCACTTTGGCCTGTCATGCACTCAAGAAGAATCAAAAGTTGTTGGACCTCCCACAACACAAGTTACTGACTGATGTCTCTACAAGATGGAATAGCGCTTTAGATATGCTGGAGAGATTTTTGGAACAACAACCAGCTGTCTCTGCTGCATTACTTGCACCTGAAGTGCGAAAGCAGGAAAAAGATCTATGCTCCCTTACAGAGGCAGACATTACAGCAGCAGAGGATATTGCTCAGGCTCTGAAGTCATTAAAGAAAGCCACCTTGGTGATGTCTCAGGAAAGCACCCCAAGTCTGTCTGTCATTGCACCTCTAAAAGAAAGACTTCTAGAGGATATGCAACCATCATCCAGTGACTCTGCAGTGGTGAAGGAAATGAAGATTGCTATGTGCAGGGATCTCCAAAAAAg GTACCTGGGTCTGAAGGATGAGCTCTCCATTGCTGCTGCCCTGGACCCAAGGTTTAAGGCCCTACTTTTTCTGTCAGATGATGATGAGCGAGAAGAAGTGTTCACGCATCTTATAGCTCTCACAAAAGAATTGGCCACTGTTAAAAGCTCA caacaGAGTGGGCTGATGGATGAAGACCGTGAGGCAATTGAACAGCAGGGAGAGCCGGTTGATGACCCTTCTGGACCATCACCAAAGAAAGCAAGGGACTCTTGTGCTCTGGCTGATCTTTTTGGAAGCGCATATACAACTCCAGTAGCAGTGTCCAGAACCACAGATACCAAGGCATTGGATGAGGTGGTGCGTTACAAAGAGGTGCAACCACTGCCACTCTCCACAAATCCACTCAACTGGTGGAGAGAGCATGAGGGGGAATACCCTTTGTTGTCATGCCAAGCTAAAAGGTACCTTTGCATCCCAGGCAGTAGTGTACCTGCTGAAAGGATCTTTTCCACAGCAGGTGACATAGTCACAGCCCAGAGAAGTGCATTGAAGCCTGAGCATGTggatcagctgctttttctgaACAAGAATCTCCACGTGCCCACTTAG